The following coding sequences lie in one Synechococcus sp. PCC 7336 genomic window:
- a CDS encoding EAL domain-containing protein has product MPKSSQAWDDDAPIVGNPPQAETEDAPAFEATELVRAAGQFARLFQYNPDGIAVTTITDRKILAVNPGFSKLTGYSREALVGRSMSALNLWVDARKHTRSIRSLNARGAHVCREMEFLTAEGQRRTGLVSVEIIEVKGNPMLLTIVRDVSQYKEQFNLLHRQQQQLKALNSLASAAFQSSSFEVALKGMVKSLSEVAGFPMVAIEQYIPDRQMMKFVAAEGVEYSDDTALEVSARDYLSGRAALSGEVMVETFSGDRADSAHVSPLLSRAEIQTAICLPIEVDRKLFGTLTLAHPEVIQPKPQSLDWLGKLGNAIATFSRRKQVAEQLRYSAFHDILTGLPNRALFLDRLEHSVRRAKRNPHYLFAILFLDLDGFKLVNDSLGHNMGDRLLVEAARRFATCLRPEDTLSRFGGDEFTLLLEDIQYPKDAIRVANRIQAKLAAPFELAGQEVFTSTSIGIVLWSSIYEAPDEMLRDADIAMYRAKDAGKSQHILFDPLMHQQAIEQLQLETDLRKAIAQRQLRVFYQPTISFRTGKIEGLEALVRWQHPQRGLLTPREFLPIAEDSTLVTEIDNWMLREVCQQLQQWQQQFPTVALPPISLNFSARQLQNPNLPSQVDRALNRLAISPRNLQIEFTEGAIAGGGERIAQSLQQLQKLGVRAAIDDFGTGYFSLTSLYGFPVDSLKIDRSFVSNIQRGGKSLSIVRSIATLAQQLGLSVTAEGIETSEQLSLLRAIGCESGQGYLFSQPLEGDRMWDLVTSNPKW; this is encoded by the coding sequence ATGCCCAAAAGTTCCCAAGCTTGGGATGATGACGCCCCGATTGTAGGCAACCCTCCGCAAGCGGAGACTGAGGATGCTCCGGCCTTCGAGGCGACGGAGCTAGTTCGGGCTGCAGGCCAATTTGCGAGGTTATTTCAATACAATCCAGATGGCATTGCTGTAACCACCATCACCGACCGCAAGATCTTGGCCGTCAATCCGGGGTTTTCAAAGCTGACCGGATATTCGCGAGAGGCTCTGGTGGGCCGTTCGATGTCCGCCCTCAATCTCTGGGTCGATGCCCGCAAGCACACCCGCAGCATCCGCAGTCTGAACGCTCGCGGAGCACACGTCTGTCGGGAGATGGAGTTTCTGACCGCTGAGGGGCAGCGTCGTACGGGACTAGTCTCTGTCGAAATTATTGAGGTCAAGGGCAATCCGATGCTGCTGACCATTGTGCGGGATGTCAGCCAATACAAAGAGCAATTCAACTTGCTACACCGCCAGCAGCAACAGCTCAAAGCCTTAAATTCGCTTGCATCTGCGGCTTTTCAGTCGTCCTCGTTTGAGGTTGCCCTCAAAGGTATGGTCAAAAGTCTGAGCGAGGTTGCGGGATTCCCGATGGTGGCGATCGAACAATATATACCCGACCGGCAGATGATGAAGTTCGTGGCTGCAGAGGGGGTGGAATATTCTGACGACACGGCTCTGGAGGTCTCAGCTCGAGATTATCTATCGGGTCGAGCAGCTCTGTCTGGAGAGGTCATGGTCGAAACCTTCTCGGGCGATCGCGCTGACTCGGCCCACGTTTCCCCTCTGTTGAGTCGTGCAGAGATTCAAACGGCAATCTGTTTGCCGATCGAGGTCGATCGCAAATTGTTTGGCACCCTGACGCTAGCTCACCCCGAAGTGATTCAACCCAAGCCTCAATCACTCGATTGGTTGGGTAAGCTCGGCAATGCGATCGCCACTTTTTCGAGGCGCAAGCAGGTGGCCGAACAACTGCGATACAGTGCCTTTCACGATATTTTGACGGGGCTGCCCAACCGCGCCCTGTTTCTCGATCGGCTAGAACATTCGGTACGGCGGGCCAAACGCAATCCGCACTATTTATTCGCCATCTTATTTTTAGATCTCGATGGCTTCAAATTGGTCAACGACAGTTTGGGCCACAATATGGGCGATCGCCTGCTGGTGGAAGCGGCTCGCCGATTTGCCACCTGCCTGCGTCCAGAGGATACGCTCTCGCGGTTTGGGGGAGATGAATTTACCCTACTACTGGAAGATATCCAGTACCCCAAAGATGCCATTCGAGTGGCCAATCGCATTCAGGCCAAGTTAGCAGCCCCCTTTGAGTTGGCGGGCCAAGAGGTTTTTACCAGCACCAGCATTGGGATTGTCCTCTGGTCCTCTATCTACGAGGCTCCCGACGAAATGCTGCGGGACGCCGATATTGCCATGTACCGGGCAAAAGATGCGGGCAAATCTCAGCACATTTTGTTCGATCCCCTCATGCACCAGCAGGCGATCGAACAATTGCAGCTAGAAACCGATTTGCGCAAGGCGATCGCCCAGAGACAATTGCGGGTGTTTTACCAGCCCACGATCTCGTTTCGCACGGGCAAGATTGAAGGTCTGGAAGCATTGGTTCGCTGGCAGCATCCCCAGCGCGGCTTGCTAACGCCGCGAGAGTTTTTGCCGATCGCGGAAGATTCCACATTGGTGACCGAGATCGATAACTGGATGCTGCGGGAAGTCTGCCAGCAATTGCAACAGTGGCAGCAGCAGTTTCCCACAGTTGCATTGCCCCCAATCTCGCTCAATTTTTCGGCGCGACAACTGCAAAACCCCAATTTGCCATCGCAAGTCGATCGGGCCTTGAATCGTTTGGCTATTAGCCCCAGGAACTTGCAGATTGAGTTTACGGAAGGGGCGATCGCGGGCGGGGGAGAACGGATTGCCCAGTCGCTGCAGCAGCTTCAAAAGCTGGGGGTACGCGCCGCAATTGACGATTTTGGTACGGGTTACTTTTCTTTGACCAGCCTGTATGGCTTTCCGGTGGACAGTCTGAAAATCGATCGTTCGTTTGTCAGCAACATTCAACGGGGGGGCAAAAGTCTTTCCATTGTCCGCAGCATTGCTACTTTGGCCCAGCAGTTGGGCCTATCGGTCACAGCAGAAGGGATTGAAACCTCCGAGCAGCTCTCGTTGCTGAGGGCGATTGGCTGCGAATCGGGTCAGGGCTATCTTTTTTCTCAACCTTTGGAGGGCGATCGGATGTGGGATTTAGTCACCTCCAACCCAAAGTGGTGA
- a CDS encoding class I SAM-dependent methyltransferase, translated as MENPTDVRTDWEEYTKPIAKRFDREVQVQLGQSNWELPEEITELDFWQACQHDRLGERLSIPFHELRQPKKREHCLDIGCGVSFLIYPWNHWSAYFHGHELSPQTVQFVQSRGPQLNSKLFKQMERGVAHQLSRYDEAQFDLAIATGFLYYYPADYFALMWQQLQRALAPKAVTVVEVVDPESEWIDEWGLVELAKGLEPILTPLQEWEALFVQVGAKVRKQARGELFATYAIAPAA; from the coding sequence ATGGAAAACCCCACCGATGTCCGTACTGATTGGGAAGAATATACCAAGCCAATCGCCAAACGGTTCGATCGCGAAGTGCAAGTACAATTGGGGCAATCCAATTGGGAATTACCTGAGGAAATCACCGAGCTAGATTTTTGGCAGGCTTGCCAGCACGATCGTCTCGGAGAACGTCTCAGCATTCCCTTTCACGAATTGCGCCAGCCCAAAAAACGCGAACACTGTCTGGATATTGGCTGTGGCGTCAGCTTCTTGATTTATCCCTGGAACCATTGGTCCGCTTATTTCCACGGCCACGAACTCAGTCCTCAAACCGTGCAGTTCGTTCAATCGCGCGGCCCTCAACTGAACTCGAAGTTATTCAAGCAAATGGAACGAGGGGTAGCCCACCAACTCAGTCGCTACGACGAGGCCCAGTTCGATCTGGCGATCGCCACTGGATTTTTGTACTACTATCCTGCCGATTATTTCGCGCTGATGTGGCAGCAACTGCAGCGGGCGCTCGCCCCCAAAGCAGTCACAGTGGTGGAAGTGGTCGACCCCGAGTCGGAGTGGATCGACGAATGGGGGCTGGTAGAGCTGGCTAAAGGGCTAGAGCCAATCTTAACGCCGCTCCAGGAGTGGGAAGCGCTGTTCGTGCAGGTGGGGGCCAAAGTCCGCAAGCAGGCACGAGGGGAGTTGTTTGCGACCTACGCGATCGCCCCAGCCGCTTAG